Proteins found in one Sulfuricurvum sp. IAE1 genomic segment:
- a CDS encoding agmatine/peptidylarginine deiminase, whose translation MRYFPAEFEPQSFVQLIFPHPQSDWAPYLEEARSTFVNIANAVARYEPCLIVCDDVEVVKGYFSDQTNLIFVPYQSDDTWARDCSALTVIDEEEDEPLLLDFTFTGWGGKFDASRDNAMSAALALVYGARMEKIDLILEGGGVESNGAGSLLVTSECLLNPNRNAHLSKTQTEAILKKEFGVEQILWLNHGYLAGDDTDSHIDTLARFIDTDTIMYVKCDDTEDEHYEALKKMEEELMELRDMEGEPFNLIALPMCSPAYYDGERLPATYANFLIVNDAVLLPVYNDPHDAEAIEICRKAFKGRDIVPIDCSVLIRQHGSLHCVTMQFPEEVSIRI comes from the coding sequence ATGCGATATTTTCCGGCCGAATTCGAACCCCAGAGTTTTGTCCAGCTCATTTTTCCCCATCCCCAAAGCGACTGGGCTCCGTACCTCGAAGAGGCCCGTTCCACGTTCGTGAACATCGCCAACGCGGTTGCCCGCTATGAACCCTGCCTCATCGTCTGTGACGACGTGGAGGTTGTCAAAGGGTATTTTTCCGATCAGACCAACCTCATTTTCGTCCCCTACCAAAGCGACGATACCTGGGCGCGCGACTGTAGCGCCCTCACCGTCATCGACGAAGAGGAAGACGAACCGCTGCTCCTTGATTTCACCTTCACCGGATGGGGCGGAAAATTCGACGCGTCGCGCGACAATGCGATGAGCGCGGCCCTTGCTCTGGTTTACGGTGCGCGGATGGAGAAGATCGACCTGATCTTGGAAGGGGGCGGCGTCGAATCCAACGGCGCGGGATCGCTCCTGGTCACTTCCGAATGTCTCCTCAATCCCAATCGCAACGCCCACCTCTCCAAAACGCAGACCGAAGCGATCCTCAAAAAAGAGTTCGGCGTCGAGCAGATTTTATGGCTGAACCACGGCTACCTTGCGGGGGACGACACCGACAGTCACATCGACACCCTCGCCCGTTTCATCGATACCGACACCATTATGTATGTTAAATGCGACGATACGGAAGACGAACACTACGAAGCCCTCAAAAAAATGGAAGAGGAGCTGATGGAGCTGCGGGACATGGAAGGCGAGCCGTTCAACCTTATCGCCTTGCCGATGTGTTCACCCGCTTATTACGACGGCGAGCGGTTGCCGGCGACCTATGCGAATTTTCTGATTGTCAACGACGCGGTGTTGCTGCCGGTCTACAACGATCCGCACGATGCCGAGGCGATCGAAATCTGCCGCAAAGCGTTCAAAGGGCGCGACATCGTTCCCATCGACTGCTCCGTCCTGATCCGCCAGCACGGTTCGCTCCACTGCGTCACGATGCAGTTCCCCGAAGAAGTCTCTATCCGAATTTAA